A segment of the Syntrophales bacterium genome:
ACATATCTGCAGGAAATTACCTCTTCAGGGCACAAGGGGCCGTTATGAAATTCGCCGGATTCACCGTTGTTTATACTGAAACCAAAGACGACGCAGACGATGAAAACGGCTCCGGCAAGATTCTTCCCGAGGTTCGGGAGGATGAACTCCTGTCGCTTCTCTCTCTCACACCGGAGCAAAAGTTCACCCAGCCGCCACCAAGGTTTTCAGAGGCCACGCTCGTCAGGGAGCTTGAAGAAAATGGGATAGGAAGACCATCGACCTATGCAGCCATATTGAGCACCATTCAGGAGAGAGACTATGTCAGGCTGGAAAACAGAAGATTTCACCCAACTGAACTTGGAGTTCTGGTCACAGAACTCCTGGTAAAAAACTTTCCAAAGATATTGGACATTGACTTTACCGCATCCCTGGAAAATCAACTGGATATGATAGAAGAAGGAAAGTTAACGAGGATTGAAACCCTGCGGGATTTTTACACCCCCTTTGAGAAAGACCTGAAAAAAGCCAAAACCGAGATGAGAAATGTAAAGAAGGAAGAGACACCAACCGATATCATCTGCGATAAATGCGAAGGCCCTATGGTCATAAAATGGGGTAGATTCGGCAGGTTTCTGAAATGTACCAGTTGCGACAACACAACCAATTTCACCAAGGATGAAAAGGGAAAGATCAACCAGACGGAAGCACAAGCAACCGATACTGTCTGTAGCGAATGCGGCAAAAAAATGATTATAAAAGAGGGCAGATTCGGCAGGTTTCTTGGGTGTCCCGGCTACCCTGAGTGCAAAAATACCATGCCGATAAGTGTAGGAGTTATGTGTCCGGAAGAAGGGTGCACAGGGTACCTCTCTGAAAAACGGTCGAAAAAGGGAAAGATATTTTTCAGTTGCTCAAACTATCCGGACTGCACCTATGCCCTCTGGGACAAACCTATACCAGAAAAATGCCCCCAGTGCGGAGCCCAGTTTATTGTCGAAAAATATAGTCGAGGTAAAGGATATTTTAAGACATGCCTCGACAAGGATTGCGGGTATAACGAGAAGAAGTAAGTAGGGGCGGGTTTTATACCCGACCGTAAATGGTGCTATCGCATGGGTCGGGTTTTACACCCGACCGTTTCGGTGGCAGGTAAAATACCACCCCACTGACTGGATAATAGAAACTTGAAACTTGAAACTTTAGACTCGAAACCCGTAATTATAATAGGTGGCGGGCTTGCAGGATGCGAGGCCGCATGGCAATTATTGAAAAGGGGGCTTGATGTTCTGCTCTACGAAATGAAGCCCGGGGTATATTCGCCCGCCCATAAATCACCACTCCTCGCCGAGCTTGTCTGCAGCAACTCGCTCCGTTCCAATATCACACGAAACGCAGTAGGTCTTCTCAAGGAAGAGATGCGTATATTGGATTCTATTATTATTGAGTCAGCCGATGCTACCGCCGTACCGGCAGGCAAGGCACTCGCTGTAGACAGGACGTTTTTCTCACAATATGTCGAGCAAAAGCTAAATGAATGCAAAAGACTGAAAATCAACCGGAAAGAAATTACGGCAATTCCCGGAGATTCCCCAGTTATTATTGCAAGCGGACCCCTTACTTCCGAATCACTGGCGAAGAGCATTTCAGAAATGACCGGCTGTGAACATCTCCATTTCTATGATGCAATTTCACCTATAATAGACGGAGATTCAATCGATCACACACTGGTATTCAGGGCATCAAGATACGACAATGGCGATGGTGACTACCTGAACTGTCCCCTTACCAGAAGCGAATATGAACGGTTTTGTAAGGCACTTACAGAAGGCAAGGAGGTGCCCCTTAGAAACTTTGAAGATTTGAAGTACTTTGAGGGATGTCTTCCGATTGAGGTAATGGCAAAGAGAGGGGAAAACACTCTTGCCTTTGGACCAATGAAGCCCGTAGGTTTGATAAATCCCAAAACAGGGGAACAGCCTTATGCCGCTGTCCAGCTACGCCAGGAAAACAGGGAAGGCACTCTCTTCAACATGGTGGGATTCCAGACAAAATTGACCTGGCCGGAACAGAAACGGATATTCAGGATGATACCCGGCTTAAAAGAAGCGGAATTTGCGAGATATGGAAGCATTCACCGAAACACCTTTATAAACTCCCCTGCCCTGCTCAAAAATACCCTCCAGTTCCGGTCAAATGATAATATCTTCTTTGCCGGACAGATTACCGGTGTTGAGGGCTATGCAGAATCTGCGGCCATGGGTCTTATCGCGGGAATAAATATGTACCGTTATCTTAAGGAAAAAGGGTTAGCCGCCGTCCCGCCAAAGACAACGGCCATTGGTGCTCTCCTCCATTATATTTCAGATGCCGGCATCAAAGCTTTTCAGCCTATGAATGTAAATTTTGGTCTTTTTTCTCCACTTTCCAAGAGGGTGCCTAAAAAAGAGAGAGGGGAATGTTTTGCAGCACAAGCACTTTCGGATTTGAAAAAATGGAAAGAAGAAATAGAACTATAAAAAGGCAGGTTTCATTCAAGCTTTTCACCTGTTCCTTGAATAGATTATTTTGAGTCCTTCAAGAGTAAGCATTTCATCGACTACCTCTATACTCTTCGTTTCAGGAGCTATTATTTCTGCGAGTCCCCCTGTTGCCACAACGAAAGGATTCGATTTAACTTCATCCTTTATACGATCCACTATCCCATCCACAAGACCCGCATAACCGAACATGATACCGGCCTGCATGCTGCTCACCGTATCTTTAGCAATGACGGATTTAGGCCTGATGAACTCTACCCTGGGAAGCCTTGAAGCTTCTTTAAAAAGAGCTTCACTTGATATAAGTATGCCCGGTGCTATACAGCCTCCCATATATTCACCCTTTTCCGAAATATAATCGAAAGTGGTAGCGGTACCAAAATCCACGATTATCAGCTCTCTCTTGAATTTCTCATAAGCGGCAACGGCATTTACTATCCTGTCCGCACCTACTTCCCTTGGATTATCATAAAAGATCGGCATTCCTGTCTTGATCCCCGGCCCAACAATCAGCGGGTCTACATTAAAATATTTTTGACAAAGCGGCTTCAAAATATTCAACATGGGTGGAACAACACAAGAAATTATAATGCTGTCAATTGATTTTAAATCGACATCGCTTGTTCTGCATAAATTGAGCATCCTCATTCCGTATTCATCAACTGTATGGTAAACAACCGTTCTTATTCTCCAGTCATGCAAGAGTCTTTCCCCATCATACAAACCAAGCACTGTATTTGTATTACCAACATCAATAACCAAAAGCATACTCAATTCTCCACCAAAGAAACATCACCTGCTATTACGCGTTTTATCTTCTCCTTTTCATCAAAAATAAGGAGCGCACCATACTCATCAATACCGACCGCTTTCCCTGCTTGAATATCATCTCTTAAAACAACCTTGATGTCTTTCCCAATAATTCCGGCATATTTTGTCCATTCGTCTCTTATCGGACCGAATCCCTCGGATAAAAATCTTTTATACCACTTTTCCAGGGAACCATACAATCTTATTGTAAAATCGAAACGGGAAATATCTCTTCCCACCTCTTCAATCAAGGAGGTGGAATTATCTCTAAACTCCTTATGAAAATCCTCCTTTTTTATCCTGACATTAATGCCGATTCCAACTATGACAAAATCAACTTTTCCACTGGAAGTCTTCATTTCCGTGAGAATACCGCATATTTTCTTTCCACCTATCTGAACATCATTCGGCCATTTTAATGTAACATCTTCCGGGCAATATTCAGACAGAAACCCAGCCACTGCAACACCGGCTACGAGAGTTATCTGGGGGGCCATTGCAGTTTCTACCGAAGGCCTCAATATAATTGAAGTATATATGTTACTCCCAGGAGGGGACTGCCATACCCTGTCCATACGCCCCTTCCCTTTCGTCTGACAGTCCGCAATGACAACCGTACCCTCCGGGGCACCAGCCACTGCAAGTCTGGAGGCATATATATTTGTGGAATCGACCTCTTTTAAAAAGTGTACCCTGTTCCCTATAAGCCTTCCTGAAAGACGGTTTGCAAGATCATGTTCATTAAGCATAGGTTTTAGTTCAAAGTTCAAAGTTCAAAGTTTCGAGTTCAAAGTTTGATAGTCTCGTAAAAAGTCATAAACTGCACCATTTGTCGTCCTGAACTCGTTTCAGGATCTCGCTTGTTTCAGCATCTAATTATCTCAGTAAGTTAGAGACCCTGAATGATCCTGAAACAAGTTCAGGACATGATTTTGGGTGACAAAAAAAGACTTTTTACGAACTTGTCAACTTTAGACTTTCAACTTCAAACTTATGTCAGATGATGGTGCTGAATGGGTAAGCGCTCCTATAGATATAAAATCCACTCCGGTCTCAGCAATCTTTTTTACGTTGGATAGGGTGATATTTCCTGAAGCCTCAACCAAAACTCTCCCTTTTATAAAGGAAACGGCTTTCTTCATCTCCTCTACTTCCATATTATCGAGCATTATGACGTCTACTCCTGCAGATAACGCCTCTTCAACTTCTCTCAAATTCTTTACCTCAATTTCTATCTTCAAGGTATGAGGAACACCCTTATTTACCATCTCAACAGCAGCAATAATACCGCCGGCGGCATCAATATGGTTGTCCTTTATCAAAATACCGTCATAGAGGCCGAATCTATGGTTAAAGCCGCCGCCAATCATTACGGCATATTTCTCCAGGACCCTCAAACCGGGCGTTGTTTTTCTTGTATCTAAAATCTTTGCACCGGTTCCCCTGATCTCATCTACATATCTTCGCGTCAGAGTGGCAATCCCGCACATTCTTTGAAGAAAATTTAGCGCTACTCTCTCCGCAGTGAGGATATTTCCCAGGTTTCCTGACATCTCCGTGAGTACGTCCCCAGTTTTAACAAGCTCACCATCTTCAACTCTATCTGTAAATTCAACTTCTTCTTCTGAAAATAAAAAGACCTCTTTAAAAATTCCAATTCCCGCTACAACCATATCCTCCTTCGCCACGACGCGGGCATTACCAACTTCCCTTCCCGACAGGACAGCCGAGGTGGTTACATCACCGGAGCCTATATCTTCCTTAAGAGCCGACTGTATCAGCTTGTGTATGATATGTTTCTGGAGCATTTTGCAAGAGTGAGTAAAATTGAAAGTTAAAAGTGAGCTAAAGTTAAAATACACGTCTTTGGCGTGGTCAATTTCAAACAGGTTACGCTGAAAGCGCATTCTTTAACTTTAGGCACTTTAGTTCACTTTAGGCACTTTAAGCTTTTATTATGCCTCTATCTTCTTAAGCCTTTTAATGGCCGCTTCGAGCACGGCATATTTCTCGTTAAGCTCCTTGAATTTTGCTTCTTCCTTATTTATAGCTGCCTCTGCAGCCTTCTCTTTAAAATCACGATTGGCAAGCTTTTTAGAAATAACAGTGAGGTTTTTTGTAATTTTGGCAATTTCCTTTTCGAGCCTTGCTTTCTCTGCCGCTATATCTATCGCTCCTTCCAGTAATACAAATACCCTCAAAGAACCTGCAACACCTGTTGCGGCACCTTTCGGTTCCTCAATCTCACCACAAACGGTTAATTCCTCCAGATTGGCCAAATCGACAATGTAATCCCTTCCAGAAGTCACCACGGACTCCATCTCTTTATCGGGAACCGAAACGATCACTTTTAATTTTTTTGATGGGGGAATAATCATCTCGCCTCTTATGTTTCTGATACTGGTAATTACATCCATGATAATCCCCATCTCTTTTTCCGCATCCTCATCACGAAGGTCATCATCCACTGCTGGGAATTTGCTTATCATAATAGAATCTCCATCACCCCCGAGTTTCTGCCATATTTCCTCGGTCACAAATGGCATAAAGGGATGAAGAAGCCTTATGGAAGCTTTTAAAACGAGAAGAAGAGTCTGCTGAGCGGCAAGTCTTTTTGCCGAGGCATCATTATTGCCATACAGAACAGGCTTTATCAGCTCAAGATACCAATCACACAGCTCGTGCCAAACAAAGTTATATATGCTGTGGGCGGCATCATTAAACCTGTATTCATCTAAATTTTTTGTCACATCTCCTGCGGTCTTATTAAATCTGTCTTTAATCCAACGGTCACAAAGCGAATAATCATCTTTTCGAGGTTCAACACCTCCTGCCGGATAATCCTCAAGACTCATCATGGAAAACCTTGTGGCATTCCATATCTTGGTAACAAAATGCCGGTAGCCTTCGATACGTTCCTCCGACATCTTCACATCCCTCCCCTGAGTCGTGAATGCCGCGAGTGTAAATCTGAAGGCATCAGTTCCATATTTTTCTATCATTTCAAGAGGATCTATTATATTCCCCCTCGATTTGCTCATCTTGTGTCCTTCTTCATCACGAACAAGTGCGTGGAGATATACATAATCAAAGGGAACTTCTTTCATTACATAAAGTCCCATCATCATCATCCTCGCTACCCAGAAAAAGAGGATATCAAACCCGGTAATAAGAAGGGATGTGGGATAAAACGTCTTCAAGGCATCTGTGTTGTCCGGCCACCCAAGGGTTGAAAAAGGCCAGAGTGCGGAACTGAACCATGTATCCAGAACATCTTCCTCCTGCCTGAGTGAGTTCCCTTTACACTCAGGACAGCTGTCTGGATCCTCCACCGAAGCAATTACGCTCCCGCAATCCTCACAATACCAGACAGGTATTCTGTGACCCCACCATATCTGTCTGGAAATACACCAGTCACGAATATTCTCCATCCAGTCAAAATAAGTTCCTTCCCACAAGGATGGAACTATCCTGGTTTTACCTTTGACAACAGCCGCGGAAGCAGCCCTGGCAAGCGGTTTTACCTTTACAAACCACTGTCTGGAAACTGTCGGCTCTATAGCAGTTCTACATCTGTAGCAGTGCCCTACATTGTGGACATAGGATTCCTTGCCGACCAGATAACCGCCTTTTTCGAGGTCCCGAACAACATTTTTCCTGCACTCATCGCGATCCTGCCCCCGATAAATACCCCCGTTCTCATTAATTACAGCGCTTTCATCCATTATCTTGATAATCTCAAGCCCGTGTCTTTCAGCCATTGCAAAGTCATTTGGATCGCAGGCGGGTGTTATTTTCACTGCTCCGGAACCAAACTCCTTTGACACATAATCATCGGCGATAACAGGTATTTTTCTATTAACCAGGGGAAGGATAACTTCTCTTCCGATCATATCTTTGTATCTTTCATCATGAGGGTTAACTGCAACCGCCGTATCTCCCAGCATAGTTTCCGGACGCGTCGTGGCCACAACAATATCCCCCTCACCATCGGCAAAGGGGTATCTGATATCCCACAGTCCACCCTCTTCTTCTTTATATTCAACCTCGAGGTCTGATATAGCCGTATGGCACCTTGGACACCAGTTGACAATATAATCTCCCTGATAGATAAGACCATCATTATAGAGTCTTACAAAACTCTCTCTTACAGCCCTCGTCAACCCTTCATCCATAGTAAAACGTTCCCTTGACCAGTCGCAGGAACACCCGAGTCTCTTGAGCTGGTTTATAATAACTCCCCCATATTTATCCTTCCACTCCCATACCCTTTCAATAAACTTTTCCCTGCCGAGGTCATGCCTTGTAATCCCCTCACTCGCCAGTTCCTGTTCAACGACATTCTGTGTGGCGATCCCCGCATGATCCATACCCGGCATCCACAGGGCATTATACCCCTGCATCCTCTTATACCGGACAACAATATCCTGTAGAACATTATTCAACGCATGCCCCATATGAAGCATTCCGGTCACGTTCGGCGGTGGTATAACGATTGAAAAAGGTTTTTTTTCGCTTTTATCATCCGCCCTGAAATAATTATTATCAAGCCAGTACTTATACCACTTTGCTTCAACTCCATGAGGTTCATAAGTTTTACTCAACAACTTTTCTTCCATCTCTCGTCTCCGTAAGAAAATACAATTTACTAAAACCGACCTTAAAGGAAACCCCCCTTTACCCTTCCCTTTTTTTAGCAGAGAGGATAGAGGGGGATTTTATGGGGATTGAGAATCATCGAATGATTCTCAATTTAACAGCATCAGCGATAACCTTTTACACTCTTAGAAAAATTTCAACTGTTCCTTTATCTTCCTGATGACTAAAAGGGCATCCACACCTGAGACCGAACCCAGCGGGGCAAACTCGCCGGTAGTAAAGTCTTTTGCCTGCATAATGCCCCTTGAGGTAACAACCATGACGGCATTAAAATAAGGAAGATCAGATCTTAAATCCGGAAACGGGGAAGCGCTCCCGATAAATTTAGTCGCCAGATCCTTCTCACCGGTAACCTTGATCAATATATCCTCGATCATCATTGCATAGTTAGCCCTGGTTATCAAATCATTCGGATGGAAAGCATCATCAGGATAGTTCTCCAGGCCACGGACACCTATCTCCAGAATACCTTCAATATCAGCCTTCAATGGATGCTCCGCAATATCCGTCGCTACAACCGCTTTCTCTTCCTTAGCCTTGAGCTTACCAAGATATTTGAAAGAAGTGTCAAAAGTTTTCTGTGATCTCCTATCATAAAGCACATCTATCTTCAATTCTTCCATGAACAGCGCCGCCACATCAGCCCTGGTAATACTCTCAACAATGGCAATTTTCTTTCCTGTAATTGTCCCCGGCATGGCTCTCTGTATCTTCTGGATTAATTTCCACTGGTTATCAGCTTCTCCTACATAACTGTCATTCAAGTCAAGCACCTTGCTGAACATCTTTCCAGCCAGGTCAAACTCCAGCCCTCCTTTATACGCAAGTCCCATAAAATAATAGGCAGCAGAAGACTTGGGATCGAGAGCAATAGCATATTTAAACTGTTCTTTGGCCCGTTCCAGCCAGTCTTTATTCTCCTTGCTCATCGTATATAGTCTTATTTTTCCAATATGAACAAAGACTTTTTCCTCATTTGTCTTTGCATGCCCCCACGCATTTTTCATTAAATCAAACGCATTTTCGAAGTCCCTTTTATAGGCTTTAGCCAATCCGAGACCCACATAAGCTTTAGAATACTTCGGATCAAGCTGTATGGCCAACTCAAACTCCCTCTCGGCATACTGGTACTTACCCTGATTCAGCAATTTCAGCCCCGTATAAGTATGGTGTTCGGGAGTATCAAGCTGGCTTAATGGTTTTCTTGGCTCCGGTGCACAGGAAAAAACAAAAGCACCTATGGCAATTATAGCTAATAAAACAAAGGATTTATGACATTTTAATTGGCGTATCATAGCTTCCCCCTCCTTCCTAAAGGTAAAAATGTTTTGAATAAGAGTTTGCCACGTAATTTATACGGTAGAAACCCATATTCTTAAAGCTCTCTTCGCATTAAAAAGATTGCCTCCAAGGCTGTTTTAATTTTTCTATACATTACAAATATATTTATACAATTTTGAAGTCAAGGAATTTTAACTTTTGACGGCTTCGCAAAATCACAAAATGACCCTGAAATGAATTCATAATATGCCTCATAGTGACAAAAAAGCTTTTACGAAACCGCTAATTTTGCAGCTATAAAACTAAGGATAGATGAACATGCATTTTACACTATTTACCTGTTTAAGCTAACTTTTTGTTGACAGTCCGCCCTAAAATATGATAATTTTATTGTCACTTCACCTACTACCCAAAGGAAGCAGATTTCACTTCTCTATTTCTAAGCGGTTTGATTATGGTGTTTAATTACTGAAACTAAAAAGGAGAAAGGGGGACAAGATGGCCAGTCAAAAAATATTATTACCTTATAACTTTACCAAATATGATGAAAAGGCTTTAGATTTTGTCATTCGCACTTTTGCTCATCGAAAGGATATTGAAATCACACTATTTAATGCCCATATATCCGTGCCGGCGATTGAGATGCAAGAATCTCCGGTTATGGAAAAAATGAGGGGTAATCTGATTTACCTTTCTCAGCAGGTTAAAGAGCAAGAAGCTGCTCTCGAGCAGACCAAGAATAAACTGCTGCAAAGCGGTTTTTCAGAACAACAGGTTCAATGTATCTTTAAGCCCAGATTGAAAGATGTTGCCAGCGAGATCATTAAGCTTGCCACGAAAGAACGCTTTGATTTAGTTGTCATGAATCACAAGCCGGGTGGAATTACAAAATTTTTCACCGGGAGTGTTCACGGCAAAGTTGTAGCTGCCTTAAAAGACACAACCGTTTGCATTGTTTCCTAACTGCCACTTTAGGAAAACTATACTTCGTGGTTCAGACCTCTCAAGTTAAAAGAGGGGTACCATTGAACGTGAATAATAAAATTTAACATAGTGGTTATTAATCCAATAGAACAAGCGAGGAGGGATTTCATGAGTATCCAAGAAAAAATAGATATAGATATATTTAAGGTAGTCATCAGGGCTATAGCAGAATCTGATGATCTGGAAATCATGGCTAACCGTATGATTCAACTATTAGTAGGAGCCTTGAATATTAAGGGTTGCACGATATTTGTCCTGAATTCCCAGACAAAAGAGCTTGAAGCTCTGGCCAGCTGTGGTTTGAGTATTAACTATGTAAACAAAGGGCCTGTTTTTATGGATAAAAGCCTTGGCGATACACTTAAAGGTGAACCTGTTATAGTAAGCGATATTACAAAGACAAGCGCCCTTCAGTACCCGGAAGACGCTAAGGAGGAGGGAATAAGAAGCATTGTTTCCATGCCTATCAAATTTTACGGTGAACCGATTGGCGCCTTACGGCTGTATCACCACGAGGTATGGGATATTTCAGATCGGGATATTGATTCTCTGCTGCTCTTTGCTGAGAACATCGGTCTCGCTATGAGGTATACTCAACTTCTTAATTCTCTACAATCAATAAAAGATACTATTAATGAGTCACCTTTAGACTTTGCAAGATAATTAGAAACCTGCAAACTTTTCGAAGACCATCGGGGACAGATTTTATTTTTTCGGGGAAGTTTGGGGAACATTTATTAAAAGCGGGGCATTTTCTAAAAGGCCCCGCTTTTAAATTTAGCGAACTGACATACTGAGAGAAGTTAAAGTATCACTTTAGGAAACTGTCAATTTTTGCTTTTGCGGCCTCAATATTTGCAGGGGTACTCCACTCAATATTCTTATCTGCTCTAAACCAGGTAAGCTGTCTTTTTGCATATTGTCTTGTGCTGCTTTTTATCATTTTTACCGCCTCTTCAATATCATGTACTCCCTTTATACAACTAACAACATGTCTATATCCGAAAGTCTGCATAGGTTTTAGGGTTTCATCATAACCCATTTTCAGAAGTTTCTCGACTTCTCCCACAAGCCCATCCGCCATCATTTTTTCGACTCTCCTGTTAATCTTTTCATACAGCAGAGCTCTATCGATCATAAATCCTGTCTTGATAAAATCATAGCGTTTGTCACCGAAGTGGTGATCACTGCGCTTTTTGACAATCGATTCGCCGCTGAGCTCCAAAACCTCAAGCGCTCTAATCGTTCTAAAAACATCATTCGGATGAATTTTCTCCGCAGCGGCCTCGTCTCTCTCCCTCAGCTTCTCATAGAGGTATCCTCTTCCATACTTTACCAGCTCTTTTCTATAGGCGCTTCGTAAATCCCTATCGGCCCCCGGCCCATTGAAGAGCCCTCCAATCAGGGCCTCAATATAAAGTCCCGTACCCCCTACGACAAATATGCTTTTATCTTCACTATTTAGCCTGTCAATTACTTCCCCTGCCTGACTCGTAAACATTGC
Coding sequences within it:
- the nadC gene encoding carboxylating nicotinate-nucleotide diphosphorylase; amino-acid sequence: MLQKHIIHKLIQSALKEDIGSGDVTTSAVLSGREVGNARVVAKEDMVVAGIGIFKEVFLFSEEEVEFTDRVEDGELVKTGDVLTEMSGNLGNILTAERVALNFLQRMCGIATLTRRYVDEIRGTGAKILDTRKTTPGLRVLEKYAVMIGGGFNHRFGLYDGILIKDNHIDAAGGIIAAVEMVNKGVPHTLKIEIEVKNLREVEEALSAGVDVIMLDNMEVEEMKKAVSFIKGRVLVEASGNITLSNVKKIAETGVDFISIGALTHSAPSSDISLKLKV
- a CDS encoding type III pantothenate kinase, with the translated sequence MLLVIDVGNTNTVLGLYDGERLLHDWRIRTVVYHTVDEYGMRMLNLCRTSDVDLKSIDSIIISCVVPPMLNILKPLCQKYFNVDPLIVGPGIKTGMPIFYDNPREVGADRIVNAVAAYEKFKRELIIVDFGTATTFDYISEKGEYMGGCIAPGILISSEALFKEASRLPRVEFIRPKSVIAKDTVSSMQAGIMFGYAGLVDGIVDRIKDEVKSNPFVVATGGLAEIIAPETKSIEVVDEMLTLEGLKIIYSRNR
- the miaA gene encoding tRNA (adenosine(37)-N6)-dimethylallyltransferase MiaA, which gives rise to MNSTGYKPRIVIILGPTGVGKTEVAIKLAREYGGEIISADSMQVYRYMDIGTAKPTSEEQSFVKHHLIDVVDPDEEFDAAMFTSQAGEVIDRLNSEDKSIFVVGGTGLYIEALIGGLFNGPGADRDLRSAYRKELVKYGRGYLYEKLRERDEAAAEKIHPNDVFRTIRALEVLELSGESIVKKRSDHHFGDKRYDFIKTGFMIDRALLYEKINRRVEKMMADGLVGEVEKLLKMGYDETLKPMQTFGYRHVVSCIKGVHDIEEAVKMIKSSTRQYAKRQLTWFRADKNIEWSTPANIEAAKAKIDSFLK
- a CDS encoding GAF domain-containing protein; the encoded protein is MSIQEKIDIDIFKVVIRAIAESDDLEIMANRMIQLLVGALNIKGCTIFVLNSQTKELEALASCGLSINYVNKGPVFMDKSLGDTLKGEPVIVSDITKTSALQYPEDAKEEGIRSIVSMPIKFYGEPIGALRLYHHEVWDISDRDIDSLLLFAENIGLAMRYTQLLNSLQSIKDTINESPLDFAR
- the trmFO gene encoding methylenetetrahydrofolate--tRNA-(uracil(54)-C(5))-methyltransferase (FADH(2)-oxidizing) TrmFO; this encodes MKLETLDSKPVIIIGGGLAGCEAAWQLLKRGLDVLLYEMKPGVYSPAHKSPLLAELVCSNSLRSNITRNAVGLLKEEMRILDSIIIESADATAVPAGKALAVDRTFFSQYVEQKLNECKRLKINRKEITAIPGDSPVIIASGPLTSESLAKSISEMTGCEHLHFYDAISPIIDGDSIDHTLVFRASRYDNGDGDYLNCPLTRSEYERFCKALTEGKEVPLRNFEDLKYFEGCLPIEVMAKRGENTLAFGPMKPVGLINPKTGEQPYAAVQLRQENREGTLFNMVGFQTKLTWPEQKRIFRMIPGLKEAEFARYGSIHRNTFINSPALLKNTLQFRSNDNIFFAGQITGVEGYAESAAMGLIAGINMYRYLKEKGLAAVPPKTTAIGALLHYISDAGIKAFQPMNVNFGLFSPLSKRVPKKERGECFAAQALSDLKKWKEEIEL
- a CDS encoding biotin--[acetyl-CoA-carboxylase] ligase, with product MLNEHDLANRLSGRLIGNRVHFLKEVDSTNIYASRLAVAGAPEGTVVIADCQTKGKGRMDRVWQSPPGSNIYTSIILRPSVETAMAPQITLVAGVAVAGFLSEYCPEDVTLKWPNDVQIGGKKICGILTEMKTSSGKVDFVIVGIGINVRIKKEDFHKEFRDNSTSLIEEVGRDISRFDFTIRLYGSLEKWYKRFLSEGFGPIRDEWTKYAGIIGKDIKVVLRDDIQAGKAVGIDEYGALLIFDEKEKIKRVIAGDVSLVEN
- a CDS encoding valine--tRNA ligase encodes the protein MEEKLLSKTYEPHGVEAKWYKYWLDNNYFRADDKSEKKPFSIVIPPPNVTGMLHMGHALNNVLQDIVVRYKRMQGYNALWMPGMDHAGIATQNVVEQELASEGITRHDLGREKFIERVWEWKDKYGGVIINQLKRLGCSCDWSRERFTMDEGLTRAVRESFVRLYNDGLIYQGDYIVNWCPRCHTAISDLEVEYKEEEGGLWDIRYPFADGEGDIVVATTRPETMLGDTAVAVNPHDERYKDMIGREVILPLVNRKIPVIADDYVSKEFGSGAVKITPACDPNDFAMAERHGLEIIKIMDESAVINENGGIYRGQDRDECRKNVVRDLEKGGYLVGKESYVHNVGHCYRCRTAIEPTVSRQWFVKVKPLARAASAAVVKGKTRIVPSLWEGTYFDWMENIRDWCISRQIWWGHRIPVWYCEDCGSVIASVEDPDSCPECKGNSLRQEEDVLDTWFSSALWPFSTLGWPDNTDALKTFYPTSLLITGFDILFFWVARMMMMGLYVMKEVPFDYVYLHALVRDEEGHKMSKSRGNIIDPLEMIEKYGTDAFRFTLAAFTTQGRDVKMSEERIEGYRHFVTKIWNATRFSMMSLEDYPAGGVEPRKDDYSLCDRWIKDRFNKTAGDVTKNLDEYRFNDAAHSIYNFVWHELCDWYLELIKPVLYGNNDASAKRLAAQQTLLLVLKASIRLLHPFMPFVTEEIWQKLGGDGDSIMISKFPAVDDDLRDEDAEKEMGIIMDVITSIRNIRGEMIIPPSKKLKVIVSVPDKEMESVVTSGRDYIVDLANLEELTVCGEIEEPKGAATGVAGSLRVFVLLEGAIDIAAEKARLEKEIAKITKNLTVISKKLANRDFKEKAAEAAINKEEAKFKELNEKYAVLEAAIKRLKKIEA
- a CDS encoding universal stress protein; amino-acid sequence: MASQKILLPYNFTKYDEKALDFVIRTFAHRKDIEITLFNAHISVPAIEMQESPVMEKMRGNLIYLSQQVKEQEAALEQTKNKLLQSGFSEQQVQCIFKPRLKDVASEIIKLATKERFDLVVMNHKPGGITKFFTGSVHGKVVAALKDTTVCIVS